In Rhodamnia argentea isolate NSW1041297 chromosome 1, ASM2092103v1, whole genome shotgun sequence, the genomic window ATGGTGGCATTGGTGGCGATGAAGGTAGCGCAGGGGTAAAGCATCGTGAGCCAAGAATGGACGATCCTAGCTGGGAGCCTGATCTCGTGGGGTCTTGCGATGGCTTGGTCTGTCTAGCTGTCCGCCGCGGATTTCTCCTATATAACCCGACCACTGAGGAGTCTAGGAATTTTTCTAGTTCCGATCTTGTTCTAGGAGATGACTTCTTCCATGGATTCGGGTACGACTCTGCATCTGATGACTATAAAATAGTTCAGGGTGACGGTTCTATAGAATGTCAAGTGGCGATACTTTCGTTCAAGTCCAGTTGTTGGAGAAGGATACAAATCCATCAAGAAAGCCACCTCGCCGTTTACAACCGAGGAGTTTATTGGAATGGGTCCTTCCACTGGTGTGTTGTCGACGAGAGTAGAAACAAGAGAGAGGCTGTGATTATGTCATTTGATTTATCAGAAGAGAAATTCCACCAGGTGCTTTCTGTGCCTGAAGTCGATGGGGACATAGTTTTCGAGGGACTTGGCATCCATGGGGCCAATCTGTTCATCTACCACGGCACCTTTGATGCCCGCTTTGAAGCATGGATAATGAATGAGTATGGGATAGGAGGATCATGGACAAAATTGTTTAGTGTCTCGACTGAAGGCATACCTGGCGGGGAACTTTGGCTGATCCCCGTCGCCTACACAAGGAGCGGAAAAATTGTTTTCCAGATCGATGTGTACCAGATGATTCTGTTCAATCCAGAGGATAATACTTACAAGAATTATCCCATTCAGAGTGACAACAATGTCGAATCTGCTATCTATGTGGAAACTCTTATTTCTCCCTCTCTTGGCTGTGAGCCATTAAGAATCTAGTGCCTTTTAAGAGATGTTATATTGGATTTGGTTTTACCGTTTTCGTTCGAGTTTAGTTTTTTGGGGAGAACTGGCCATCTTGAGCTGTCAACAGAACTGGTCGTTCATTAATAGCTCGATGAATGGCCGTTCAATCATTTCTGCTTTGCTAGAATAATGACTTCACTAGCTATTGTCGTCTGATCTGATTTCTGTGTAATTTTCACCAACCATTCACTAGGTCTTGTTAAGCAGTGGACATTTGACTGTAATAGCTTGTGTTAAACCAAGCTCGTCGTAATCTTATTTAGTGATTCGGTTGCAGTGGAGCGAGACACACTTCTGACAAGTGAACTCCGAAAGTAGTTTTCCGCAAAGCCTTAACCATAAGTTCGACAAAAATTACAAGGTTTGGGTTCAGCACCTATGAGAGGACTCAGCTAGATCTGCTTATTGACTGAGGAGCACAAGCAGAATCCATTGTGTTGGAGAATCCCTAATTTTTTGACCTCTTTCCCTTCAAAGTTTAGTCACTTAATTCCCTGCAGACACAATGTCTTCCCCATTGCTGCTGCACTTATGCTTTCACATTATCTCCTCTACCTTTGACCCGCCATGCGCGTCACTTTCGAGTTATGGTTGctgcaaaataagtaaaagCAAAATGCAAAAGGAAAACCTCAGGCACAGCAGCAACACCAACTAATCACCACATACAATACAAAGGAACCAAAACCAGATTATCGGACATCACATATTCTTGAATTGATTAAAATAGTTCATACTCTCAGAAGGCCCTCAAAACATATACAGACGAGTTTTTCACTCTCTACCCACATAGTAAGATCGTCTGTGTAAGCACCGTTCAGGCTCAAGTTATACTACATCCCTAATTTCTGTCTTGTACTGCGGTTACTGGCCATTAGGATTCCATCAACATCTGTTTTCTTTTCAACTTCTGACACCATATAGTTTCACTTTCCCGATTTGACTCACTCAAATTGCGGTATGTTTAGCTATGAGAAATCCAGACTCCAGCCTACTTACCTTATCTCCTGAACTGATTTGGGACCTCAATCCTTgctaattatattttaactcTGTACTGTAAAAACATCGAGCGCAGCCGTTTTCATGCCTGTACTGCAGTTGGACTGCATGAATTGGGCCGACGAATTGCCCTTTTACATCGCCATGGCGAACTGGCACGGAGAGAATGCGGAGCTGATACTGAGCCACTAAGGAAGTTGCTTCCCCGGGGGAACCAATGGGATGACTACTCTGCACACTGCTCTGCATTATCAGCTCAATGGTAATTCACGTCTCGTACACCGACCTTGTTACAAGCTTTCAGTCCTTTATAGTGGTTGCTGTTGGCTTTTCTGAGCATATTCACTGGCTTTGGAAGAACTTTGCTCGCTGGAGGGTACTTTTCAATCCTTTTGCCAATTGGATGAAGTCAAAATTGTCGCTTGTGATTTTCTGATCAGGGTAGTAGTGTAAAAGGAAGGCAGTGAAAATTTT contains:
- the LOC115753293 gene encoding F-box/kelch-repeat protein At3g06240-like, producing KSFTEDIVVEILLRLPIKSLMRFKCVNKRWRCLISDRGFAKLHLQRLKAGDITPSQRIVKSSPLETIDYELLDGGIGGDEGSAGVKHREPRMDDPSWEPDLVGSCDGLVCLAVRRGFLLYNPTTEESRNFSSSDLVLGDDFFHGFGYDSASDDYKIVQGDGSIECQVAILSFKSSCWRRIQIHQESHLAVYNRGVYWNGSFHWCVVDESRNKREAVIMSFDLSEEKFHQVLSVPEVDGDIVFEGLGIHGANLFIYHGTFDARFEAWIMNEYGIGGSWTKLFSVSTEGIPGGELWLIPVAYTRSGKIVFQIDVYQMILFNPEDNTYKNYPIQSDNNVESAIYVETLISPSLGCEPLRI